In Desulfobacter hydrogenophilus, the genomic stretch TTGTGGAAACAGATTGCCGTCACAATGGTCGCCAGAAATAGTCCCATAATGACCCAGGCCCCGTACTTCATGGTGACGGATTCGCCTATGCTCTCGGGAACATCTTTGTCCACAAACAGGCTCATGACCACGGCCGGCACCAGCCAGTTTACAAGTGAGGGGATGAAGATGGCAAAAAATTCGGAAAAAGCTATTTTACCTTTCTGCCAGACCATCAGGGTGGTAATATCTCCAAATGGCGAAAACGCACCGCCGGCATTGGCCGCCACCACGATATTGATGCAGGCAAGGCTGATGAATCCTTTGTTTTTCCCGCCCACAGCCATGGCCACCGCTCCCATCAACAATGCCGTTGTCAGATTGTCTGCTATCGGGGAGATGATAAAGGCAAGAATCCCTGTAATCCAGAAAATTTTCCTCAAAGAAAAGCCACGGGAAACCAGAATCGCCCGCAGACGCTGGAAAACATTGCGCTCTTCCATGGCGTTAATGTACGTCATGGCCGCCAGCAGGAATAAAAACAGTTCCGCATATTCAATAAGGCTGTGCTTTATAGCATCATGGGCGGTGTGGGTATCTCCAATACTGGTATAGGCCAGCGACACCAAAACCCATATTGCGCCGGCAGCCAGCAGCACGGGCTTACTTTTTCTTAAATGGATATTATTTTCCAGGGGAACCAGGGCATAGGCCACGATAAAAAAGATTACCGCAATATATCCGTATGCGGTGCCTGTCAGTCCGGAGGCCGCAGCATGGGAGGCCTCGGCCTGGGCAAAAACCATGATCGGCAGCACCAGTAATCCGGCCGTAATCAGCATCAATTTCATTGCATATTTCATAGACGTTACTTCCTTTATTTTATTGGGTTGAGCGGTTGTTGACAAACCGAATTATCTTCACGTCAAAACCGTAGACCCTCTTGCCGGCTTCATGATAGTGTGTCCATAGATTTAAGGTTCAGCAGTAAAAAAAAAATAAATAATAAAGAACACAGTTGATTCGGTCAAATAGATAATATAGTGATTATTATTCGAAAAAAGCGAACAGAGTATGGAATGGCTTAATTATCATCATCTTTACTATTTCTGGATAGTTATGAGAGAAGGCAGCATTACCGCAGCCAGTATCCGGCTCAGACTGGCGCAGTCAACCATCAGTGCCCAGCTGACCAAGCTGGAGGAATCTTTGGGTGGGAAATTGTTCAACCGGCAGGGGCGAAAGCTGGAAGCCACCGATCTGGGGCAGCTGGTATTTCAATATGCCGATAAAATATTTCCCCTGGGGCGCGAATTGATGGATCAGATTCACAACCGACCGGTGGTCGGCCCGCTTTCACTGAACGTGGGGATCGTGGATGTGGTGCCCAAGCTCATGGCCCGAAAGCTGATAGAACCAGCCCTGTGTATGGAAAAAACCGTTCGTCTGGCTTGCCACGAAGGCAAGGAGAAAGATCTGCTGGCGGATCTTGCCCTGCACAATCTTGATCTGGTGATTTCCGACGGATTGCCGCAACGTGGTCCCAGCGTGAAAACCTACAATCATTTTTTAGGTGAATGTGGCGTCACTTTTTTTGCCGAAAAAAAACTGGCGCAAAGCCTGTCTGAAAAATTCCCGAATTGTCTGGATAACGCTCCTATGGTAATGCCCATGACCATGTCATGGCTCCGAGGGGCTCTCGATCAATGGTTTGACGCTTTATCCATTCGGCCGGTGGTGGTGGCGGAATTTGAGGACAATGCGCTGCTGACAGTCTTCGGGCAGGCCGGAGACGGTGTGTTCATGGGGCCTACTATTATTGAATCAGAGGTCAAAGCCCAGTGCCAGGTGGATATCATCGGCCGGTGCGACAATATCAAGGAACGGTTTTATGCGATTTCTGTTGAGCGAATACTTAAGCATCCGGCGGTTGTGGCCATCACCGACACCGCGCGCCATTCAGTGTTTTCCAGCGAGTAATGCGCACGGTCGCTGCCTCCTCCGTTTTTTACTAATTCGGGGGACATCTATGATAAGTTTTGTCAAGGGGAAAATGTAGACTTCCCTTCACTGTTTGAAGACTATCTCCAAAAGCGTTTAATGGATCATTGTTTTATCTTCCGATCTTTTTAATCTATTTCATTTAAGTGCCAAAAAGATAAAGATCTTTTGACCAGACATCTATAAAGTGGACCCTAATGTCAAGACAGTTTTCTATTCAATTTAAGCGTCATCGAAATTCTGGAACAGTTATGTTAAGCACAATTTTCTTTCTTAATTGAGAGTGGTTTCAGTTCTTTGATATCAATTGATTTTGGACTATTCATTGCGTGCCATAAATCCCAATTTTGTTGCAAACCAAGCCAGAAGTCTGCGGGCATCCCTAAAACTTGAGACAATCTAAGCGCAGTGTCCGGGGGGACTGATCGACGACCTTTAATAATTTCGTTGAGACGAGGATATGATACGCCCAATTTTTGAGCAAGTTCCGTTTGGGTGATATGAAGCGGTTTGACAAATTCTTCCAAAAGCATTTCTCCCGGATGCGTTGGGGGACGATTTTTGGGGAGTCTCCTCGAAACATTATCAGTGATAATCTGTAATTTCAATCTCATATGCCTGACCCTCCTCCCAAATAAAACAAACACGGTATTGTTGGTTTATTCGGATACTGTATTGATTTTTCCTGTCGCCTTTTAATTGCTCAAGCCGATTTCCCGGAGGAATCTTGAGTTCATAAATTTCTTGTACAGGGTCAAAATGATAAGCGCGTACTTTATTTATAAATGCATAACACCCTTAATCAAAGTTCATTTTCTTAATCATCATTTGGGAAAGTTGACGTTTTATGCAGCCATTTGGTTATTAAGCCTGATAACAATGAAAACGGTCTTTTTTAAGGGCTTGTTGTGCGGAGGGGGAGCTGGTAGGATATTTTTCAGGTGAGTGAAACTGGTTGGTCTTAATTTTATTCGGGAGGTTATATGCAAACGGAGCTTAACGGTATTCAATTGGCTTATGATGAAGTAGGAGAGGGGCCCGCAGTATTGTTGATTCACGGATTTCCCCTTTGCCGTCAAATGTGGCGGCCCCAGATGCAGGCTTTGGCTGCCGCCGGTTTCCGGGCTGTGGTTCCTGATCTGAGGGGATTCGGGGAGAGTGAACCGGGCACTGAGGTCGGGTCGACGGATCTGTTGGCCGATGATTTGATCGTGCTGCTGGATCATCTCGGTATCGAGAAAGCCGTGGTCGGCGGCATGTCCATGGGTGGGTATGTGATGCTCAACTTGCTGGCCCGTTATCCGGAACGGTTTTCCGCTGCCTGTTTCATCGTCACCCGCGCTGATGCCGACGACGAAACCGCCCGGGGCAAGCGCAACCATCTGATCGCCGAGGTTAAAGCCGGTCGGCCGGATGTGGTGGCAACTGCTTTTACCCCGCTTCTTTTTGCTGACCAGACTGTTGCTGAGCGTCCTGAGTTGGTGGATGAGGTGCGCGGCTGGATGGCGGCTGCTTCTCCCTCCGGTTTGGTTGTGGGGCTGGAGGCGATTCGGGATCGGAGCGATTCATCGGCGTTGCTGCCCCAGTTGAAGATCCCCGCATTGATCATGGGCGCCCATGAAGACAAGGCAATTCCGCCGGAAAAATCAACGGGCATGGCCGAGCAAATTCCCGGCGCCCAACTTTGCATGGTGGCCGCTGCCGGTCATATGGTAAACATTGAGCAACCGGACGCATTTAATTCCGCGTTACTTGATTTTTTACGTGACAATTAATGTCAGGACAAAGGGGATCTTGGACCTTTGTGGTACTCGGGACCTGCGACATGTACCGTTACAGGAGGTGTTCTCATGTCACTGGCTTTTGACTTAGAAAGCAACCTTATTGATCTGCGCTCGGCGCGGATTTTTTCCCCGGCGAATCGGGTCTGGGACGAACTTGACACCATTCCGGGGGAACTTGTCCCGGTATCGGAAACGGATGCGGTCACCCGGCTGCAGCAGCAAAGCGGCCGTTGCCGGGTCCCGGTGGGAATTTTGGGCGGCCGAAAGGCGTCGGAAGAACAGCTTGCAGATGCGTTGGCATTGGGAACGCTCATTGCCCAGATGGGGCTGACCCTGATCTGCGGCGGACGCCAGGGGGTTATGGAGGCTACCTGCAAGGGGGCGGCCGAGGCCGGCGGAATCTGTGTGGGACTGCTGCCCGATGAAAATCCCGGTGCCGCCAACCCCTATGTCACCATCCCGCTGGCCACCGGTATCGGCGTGGCCAGAAACGCAATCCTGACCCGGGCCGCCCTTTGCCTTGTGGCCATAGGCGGGAGCTACGGCACCCTTTCGGAGATTGCCTTTGGCCTGCAGTTTGAAAAAAAGGTGCTCGGCCTATCAGGGGCGCCGAATATTCCGGGTATGCTCCCCTGCCGCAGCCCGAAAGAGGCTGCCGCCCGGATTGCCCGGGTGGTCCTGAATCTGCCCCAATAGCGTTCCTTCAGCTCCCCGTCCGGCCTTGGGTTGTCCCTGAAACCGTATACCCCTGGCTGGACGGGTGGATTCTGATCCACGGCCAAGGGGAACTAAATTAGGGACGGGCGAGTCCTGGCAGAGCCGAAACGCTATCCCCAAAAAAGATAAATCGGATATACAATTATGAATGAAATTACTGAATTAAACATATTGTGGACGAATGATAATATAATGACCTCAGAAAAAATGGTGTTTATGTATGCAATTAATGCCAAAAAAAATAACTGGTGGGATAAAGTAACAATCATCATTTGGGGTGCGCCGGCAAAACTTGTAAGTGAAAATAAAGACATTCAAGCGCTGATAAATGAGGCACAATCGCAAGGGGTAATTATCACAGCATGCAAAGCATGTTCAGATCAGCTTGGGGTCACAGATATTCTTGAAGAATTAAATATCGAGGTTAAATACTGGGGAAAACCTTTAACCGAAATTTTGAAGTCAAAAGAAAAATTAATAACTGTATAACAGTCATGGGCTGGCTTGGTTTATCAATACCGAGGCTCAACCCACAACAAAGTATGAAATTAATTCAGTAACTTATTAGAACTTTCATATAAAAAAATGGAATTATGATGCGCACAGATAACAGAACATACCAAAAAACGTTTATTCTTGACATGGATGGTGTCATCTACACAAAATCAAAACTGATTCCTGGTGCTGCGGATTTTGTGTGTCGCCTCAAACAGAAAAATTTCAAGTTTTTATTTTTGACCAATAATTCTTATTATACAGCCAAACAGCTCAAGGGTCGTCTCTCTGAAATGGGCATCAATGTAACAGAGGATTATTTTTATACTTCGGCCATGGCTACGGCAAGTTTTTTAAAAACCCAGAAGCCAATGGGTTGTTCCGCTTATGTTATCGGCGGGCAGGGAATTATTGAAGAGTTTGAAAAACATAACATAACGGTTACGTCCGAAAATCCGGATTATGTGGTGCTTGCGGAAACCGAGGCATATGATTATAAAAAAATAATTGAAGCCACACATTTAATCCGGGAAGGGGCAAAATTTATTGCAACGAATCCGGATTTGACCGGCCCTACGCTTCGGGGGCCGGTGCCTGCCTGCGGTGCCTTGGTTGCTCCAATCGAGAAAGTGACCGGAATCGCCCCTTACTTTCTTGGGAAGCCCAATCCCACAATGATGTACTGGGCCCGGAAAAAAATGGGCGTTCATTCAGCCAATTGCTTTATGATCGGTGATAGAATGGATACCGATATTATTGGGGGCCTGGAATCGGGAATGACAACCTGTCTCGTTTTGACAGGCGTGACCACCCGAAAGAATATGACCCGTTTCCCTTATCAGCCGGATTATATTTTTAGCAATTTGGGTGAAATTGATCCTGATACGATATTGTCTAGACGGGACCGGGTGGAAAAGGATCTATGACGGCCTGTGATGCTGTCGGGATACACCCTTTTTTTATCCGTTTTCCGTTGCCTGTCGTCTCTCTACACCACAGTCAGCAGCATAAAACAATGTGAAAACCGTCCGCTTTCAGGAATAAAGCAGAGCAGTTTTTCCCCTTTTTTCAGTCTTCCTGATTTGAATAGCTCTTCCATGATGATGTAAATGGATGCTGAACCCAC encodes the following:
- the nhaD gene encoding sodium:proton antiporter NhaD, with product MKYAMKLMLITAGLLVLPIMVFAQAEASHAAASGLTGTAYGYIAVIFFIVAYALVPLENNIHLRKSKPVLLAAGAIWVLVSLAYTSIGDTHTAHDAIKHSLIEYAELFLFLLAAMTYINAMEERNVFQRLRAILVSRGFSLRKIFWITGILAFIISPIADNLTTALLMGAVAMAVGGKNKGFISLACINIVVAANAGGAFSPFGDITTLMVWQKGKIAFSEFFAIFIPSLVNWLVPAVVMSLFVDKDVPESIGESVTMKYGAWVIMGLFLATIVTAICFHNMLHLPPAAGMMLGLGYLGVFSYHIKRHENQSHKYDPILGVRDTNCTPSSDVIPFDVMKKISRAEWDTLLFFYGIILCVGGLAQFGYLALVSKFMYLDLGATWANSLVGVLSAVLDNIPVMFAVLTMDPSMSHGHWLLVTLTAGTGGSMLAIGSAAGVALMGAARGTYTFGGHLKWTPVIAVGYALSIVCHLWLNKAMM
- a CDS encoding TIGR00725 family protein, whose amino-acid sequence is MSLAFDLESNLIDLRSARIFSPANRVWDELDTIPGELVPVSETDAVTRLQQQSGRCRVPVGILGGRKASEEQLADALALGTLIAQMGLTLICGGRQGVMEATCKGAAEAGGICVGLLPDENPGAANPYVTIPLATGIGVARNAILTRAALCLVAIGGSYGTLSEIAFGLQFEKKVLGLSGAPNIPGMLPCRSPKEAAARIARVVLNLPQ
- the nhaR gene encoding transcriptional activator NhaR; this translates as MEWLNYHHLYYFWIVMREGSITAASIRLRLAQSTISAQLTKLEESLGGKLFNRQGRKLEATDLGQLVFQYADKIFPLGRELMDQIHNRPVVGPLSLNVGIVDVVPKLMARKLIEPALCMEKTVRLACHEGKEKDLLADLALHNLDLVISDGLPQRGPSVKTYNHFLGECGVTFFAEKKLAQSLSEKFPNCLDNAPMVMPMTMSWLRGALDQWFDALSIRPVVVAEFEDNALLTVFGQAGDGVFMGPTIIESEVKAQCQVDIIGRCDNIKERFYAISVERILKHPAVVAITDTARHSVFSSE
- a CDS encoding DsrE family protein, which gives rise to MNEITELNILWTNDNIMTSEKMVFMYAINAKKNNWWDKVTIIIWGAPAKLVSENKDIQALINEAQSQGVIITACKACSDQLGVTDILEELNIEVKYWGKPLTEILKSKEKLITV
- a CDS encoding alpha/beta fold hydrolase, with the translated sequence MQTELNGIQLAYDEVGEGPAVLLIHGFPLCRQMWRPQMQALAAAGFRAVVPDLRGFGESEPGTEVGSTDLLADDLIVLLDHLGIEKAVVGGMSMGGYVMLNLLARYPERFSAACFIVTRADADDETARGKRNHLIAEVKAGRPDVVATAFTPLLFADQTVAERPELVDEVRGWMAAASPSGLVVGLEAIRDRSDSSALLPQLKIPALIMGAHEDKAIPPEKSTGMAEQIPGAQLCMVAAAGHMVNIEQPDAFNSALLDFLRDN
- a CDS encoding HigA family addiction module antitoxin, translated to MRLKLQIITDNVSRRLPKNRPPTHPGEMLLEEFVKPLHITQTELAQKLGVSYPRLNEIIKGRRSVPPDTALRLSQVLGMPADFWLGLQQNWDLWHAMNSPKSIDIKELKPLSIKKENCA
- a CDS encoding HAD-IIA family hydrolase; translated protein: MMRTDNRTYQKTFILDMDGVIYTKSKLIPGAADFVCRLKQKNFKFLFLTNNSYYTAKQLKGRLSEMGINVTEDYFYTSAMATASFLKTQKPMGCSAYVIGGQGIIEEFEKHNITVTSENPDYVVLAETEAYDYKKIIEATHLIREGAKFIATNPDLTGPTLRGPVPACGALVAPIEKVTGIAPYFLGKPNPTMMYWARKKMGVHSANCFMIGDRMDTDIIGGLESGMTTCLVLTGVTTRKNMTRFPYQPDYIFSNLGEIDPDTILSRRDRVEKDL